The following are from one region of the Nicotiana tomentosiformis chromosome 7, ASM39032v3, whole genome shotgun sequence genome:
- the LOC104112099 gene encoding ubiquitin-conjugating enzyme E2 28 has protein sequence MASKRIQKELKDLQKDPPASCSAGPVGEDMFHWQATIMGPSDSPFSGGVFLVSIHFPPDYPFKPPKVAFKTKVFHPNINSNGSICLDILKEQWSPALTVSKVLLSICSLLTDPNPDDPLVPEIAHMYKTDRVKYESTARSWTQKYAMG, from the exons ATGGCTTCAAAGAGGATTCAGAAGGAACTGAAGGACTTGCAGAAAGACCCTCCTGCTTCTTGCAGTGCAG GTCCTGTTGGTGAGGATATGTTCCACTGGCAAGCTACAATTATGGGTCCATCTGACAGCCCATTTTCTGGGGGTGTTTTCCTTGTGTCTATCCATTTTCCCCCAGATTATCCATTCAAGCCCCCAAAG GTTGCCTTTAAAACCAAAGTATTCCATCCAAACATCAACAGTAATGGTAGTATTTGTCTGGACATCCTAAAAGAACAATGGAGCCCTGCCCTTACTGTATCCAAG GTGCTGCTTTCCATTTGCTCCTTGCTTACTGATCCAAATCCAGATGATCCTTTAGTGCCAGAGATTGCTCACATGTACAAGACTGATAGAGTGAAGTATGAGAGTACTGCTAGATCTTGGACCCAGAAATATGCCATGGGATGA